In Calditrichota bacterium, the genomic window TTTGCGCCTTGCCGTACTGGCCTCCGGCCGTGGCTCGAATTTGGAGGCTATCCTGCGGGCCATAGACCGCGGTGAGCTCGACGCAGAAGTCGCAGTGGTCATCAGCAACAAGTCCACTGCCGGCGCCTTGGAGATCGCCCGCGCCCGCGGGATACCGGCTGTGCACCTGTCGGCACTCCAGTTCTCGTCGCAGGAGGAATTCGACCAGGCGCTGTTGGAGCTCTTGGAGCGGCACGCGGTGAACTTTATCGCCCTGGCCGGGTACTTGAAGATGTTGAGCCCTACCATCGTGCGGGCCTTTCGCCATCGCATTCTCAACATCCACCCGGCGTTGCTCCCGTCCTTCGGCGGCAAAGGGCTCTATGGCCACTACGTGCACGAGGCCGTGCTTGCCTATGGCTGCAAGGTCT contains:
- a CDS encoding phosphoribosylglycinamide formyltransferase, whose protein sequence is MPHLRLAVLASGRGSNLEAILRAIDRGELDAEVAVVISNKSTAGALEIARARGIPAVHLSALQFSSQEEFDQALLELLERHAVNFIALAGYLKMLSPTIVRAFRHRILNIHPALLPSFGGKGLYGHYVHEAVLAYGCKVSGATVHLVDEEYDTGPPVIQECVPVLEDDTPETLAARVLTVEHRIYAQALQLFAEDRVLVEGRRVRILPAKKGA